The following nucleotide sequence is from Streptomyces pactum.
CGGCCCTGGGACTTCTCCTCGACGCCATGGAGGGAGAGGCCCTGCTGGGTGCGGATGGCGCGGAGCTTGGCTCCGAGCTGTTTGGCGTATTCGCTGGACATAAAGCTCCCCGGACGCAGATTGGTAACTCACTGTGAGATTACGCAGCGTAATTTCCATTCGTCAAGCCGAATGAACCCCGGGGTCCGCCGTCAGGGGTGAGGAGAGCCGGGCAGGTTGACCCTGGTACTGTGAATGGCGCAATTACGACGTCCTTTAAGGTCCGTCCCGTGAGGCGGAGAAGGAGGTCCGTTTCGTATGGACGCCATCACCCCGCATTCCGTGCAGGGCACCCCGGCGCGCGCCGTCCTGGAGGCGCCGGACATCGCGCGGGTTCTCACCCGCATCGCCCACGAGATCGTCGAGCGCGCCAAGGGCGCCGAGGACGTGGTCCTGCTGGGCATCCCCACCCGTGGGGTCCACCTCGCCCGGCGGCTGGCCGCCAAGCTGGCCGAGATCACCGGCCGCGACACCCCGGTCGGCTCCCTCGACATCACCATGTACCGCGACGACCTGCGGCTCCGGCCGGCCCGGGCGCTGGCCCGCACCGAGATCCCGGGGGACGGGATCGAGGGCCGCCTGGTCGTCCTCGTGGACGACGTGCTGTTCTCCGGCCGCACCATCCGGGCCGCGCTGGACGCGCTCAACGACATCGGCCGCCCCCGTGCGGTGCAGCTGGCGGTCCTGGTGGATCGCGGCCACCGGGAGCTGCCGATCCGCGCCGACTACGTCGGCAAGAACCTCCCCACGTCGCTGCGGGAGACCGTCAAGGTCCACCTCACCGAGGAGGACGGCCGCGACAGCGTGCTGCTGGGCTCGCGGAGCGAGGCGGGGGCCGCCCCCGCCGACGGCCACCGGGACGCGACCGCCCCGGCCGAGTAGCGCCGCACCACGCACCGGACCGGCCCCCGCCGGGCCGGCGCCGCACCCCGCGTGCCCGCCCTGGCGCGGCCGCCCGCCCGGGCGGTGCCGCGCGCCGCGCGCACTGACGACTTACCGCCATCAACACGGAGTAACCGGATGAAGCGCCATCTCATCTCGGCCGCCGACCTCACCCGCGACGACGCCGTCCTCATCCTCGACACCGCCGAGGAGCTGGCCCGGGTCGCGGACCGGCCGATCAAGAAACTGCCCACCCTGCGGGGCCGTACCGTGGTGAACCTCTTCTTCGAGGACTCCACCCGCACCCGCATCTCGTTCGAGGCCGCCGCCAAGCGCCTCTCCGCCGACGTCATCAACTTCTCCGCCAAGGGCTCGTCGGTCTCCAAGGGCGAATCCCTCAAGGACACCGCGCTCACCCTGGAGGCGATGGGCGCCGACGCGGTCGTCATCCGCCACCACGACTCCGGCGCCCCGCACCGCCTCGCCACCTCCGGCTGGATCGGCGGCTCCGT
It contains:
- the pyrR gene encoding bifunctional pyr operon transcriptional regulator/uracil phosphoribosyltransferase PyrR; the encoded protein is MDAITPHSVQGTPARAVLEAPDIARVLTRIAHEIVERAKGAEDVVLLGIPTRGVHLARRLAAKLAEITGRDTPVGSLDITMYRDDLRLRPARALARTEIPGDGIEGRLVVLVDDVLFSGRTIRAALDALNDIGRPRAVQLAVLVDRGHRELPIRADYVGKNLPTSLRETVKVHLTEEDGRDSVLLGSRSEAGAAPADGHRDATAPAE